TCGTCTTCGGTCATATTTTTTAGGTGCATCACCAGGGCACGGAGGCTGTTGCCGTGTGCTGCCACCAGAATTTCGTCATGCTTTTCGAGCGAGGGTTTAATGTCCGATTCCCAGAATGGCAGCATGCGCTCGATCACTTCTTTGAGCGATTCGGTCAGGGGCAGCAGGGAGGGTTCCACATCGGCGTAGCGGGGATCGAGGCGCGGATTGCGCGGGTCGTCCTCGGCCAGAGGCGCCGGCGGCACATCGAAACTGCGCCTCCAGAGCAGCACCTGTTCGTTGCCAAACTTAGCCGCCGTTTCTGCTTTGTTAAGCCCTTGCAGCTCACCGTAGTGTTTTTCGTTCAGGCGCCACGATTTGATTTCGGGAATATACATCATGTCCATTTCCTCGAGCACCAGCCAAAGTGTCTTGATGGCCCTCGACAGGTAGGAAGTATATGCCATACGGGGCCTGAAACCATGAGCTTTAAGCGTTTGACCGCCTTTGCGGGCCTCTTCAATGCCTTGTTCCGACAATGGTACATCGGTCCAGCCTGTGAACACGTTCAGCTTGTTCCAGGTGCTTTCGCCATGTCGCATCAACACAAGTCGTTTCATAATTCCTTATTTTAGGTGGATAATCAGGTTCGTGCAATTCGTCGAGCAAATTTATGACAAG
This window of the Bacteroidota bacterium genome carries:
- the gpmA gene encoding 2,3-diphosphoglycerate-dependent phosphoglycerate mutase, translated to MKRLVLMRHGESTWNKLNVFTGWTDVPLSEQGIEEARKGGQTLKAHGFRPRMAYTSYLSRAIKTLWLVLEEMDMMYIPEIKSWRLNEKHYGELQGLNKAETAAKFGNEQVLLWRRSFDVPPAPLAEDDPRNPRLDPRYADVEPSLLPLTESLKEVIERMLPFWESDIKPSLEKHDEILVAAHGNSLRALVMHLKNMTEDEIIAFNIPTAIPYVFEFDDEMNLLKDYFLGDPEEIKKLMEAVANQGKAK